GTGTATGTAGATGGAGCTGGTGATAATAGTGACGATGCAGAGTTCTTTGCGCATGCAACATGGATGGTGCCTTTTTCAAATGGAAAATTCGGAAAGCCAAAGAAAGTTTTAAATGGAGCTTACCATAGCGGTTTTGAAAAAGGCGGAAATTTGGCGGTGTCGGGTGCACGTAAACTACGTGTGCATGCAAACGGAAAAGATGAAATTTGGTACAATGGGGAACAGGCTTGCAATGCGTCGCTTTCGAAAGACGGCTTGAAACAAGTGCTCTTTTTGGATTTTGGCGGTTCTACAGGAAGAAAATTTGCTAGCGAAAAGTATGGCGTTCATGAACGCTTGCTTGTTGCTGACAGCAGTGGAAAATTGATTCGTGCTATTCCTGCGCCCAAGGGATATTCTTTTGACCATTCCGAATGGGCTGGCCGCGAGAATTGGTCGGTTGCGACGCTTGTGAATGCACGTGGTGAACATGCAAAATTGGTGCTGGTGAATGTTCTTGATTCTAGCATGATTGAACTTGCTGAAGGAAATGAATTGTGGCATCCGAGTTTATGGGTGATGCCGAAGGTGTTTTTTGAAAACGAATACTTGGACTTAGATAGTGCTGGCATGTATTGGGATCCTATTTTGCAGGCGGGAGAAAAGTCTGTTGCTTTAAAAATGCGCATGTTTTGGGATATGCGGGATACCTTGAAGATGATAGCTGTCGGAACTTCGCGTGCTGAGAGAGGCTTTGACCCTGCGCTGATTCCGATGCCTTCCTTAAATTTGGGGTATGTTGGTGGAGATGTGTGGACGGAACTTTATTTGCTTGACAATTATGTAGTACCGCATGCGCATGGGCTTAAATATTTGATTGTGGAGATATCTCCTGATTTAATGAAAAATGACATTGCAGTGAGGGAACGAAAATTTTTTAAACAGGCTCCAGGATATATTTATGACAAGAATCATGGTTTTTGGAAGGCTGGTGTGCCTGAGAACTTTGAAGTAGTCGTAGATGCGAATGTTTGCTATTCTAGCGAAGACTCGTTGAACTTTGTCAATACCCGTGGATTTCTGAAAATGCTATCGAATGGCTGGGGCCCAGAGATTCGAGCTTCGGGAGATTCGATTTTGTCGGGGAATGAAGAGAAAAACCTTGCGGAAAGTATTGATAGCTTGACAGCATTTATTGATAGTACACAAAACAAGGGATTTAAAATAATTGGCTTGGTTTATCCGCAATCTCCCAAGTATGCAAAAACAGGTAGTTTTGGCCGATATGGAGTACGTAGAAGTGTTGCAAAGGAAATAATAGCGTTCTTTGATTCGTTGGCCAGCGTGTATCCGCATTTTATATTGATGGATGAAAATAAGTTTGGAGCACATGACTATACGAATGCCATGGCAAACGATTATGACCACTTGTGCGCTGCAGGCGCAGAACACTTGTCTGCGCGGCTGGATTCATTGATAAAAAGCTTGGAAAAATAAATGGAAAAAAAGAGGCCAACCCGAAGGTTGGTCTCTTTTGTATTACGCATTATTGCTTACTGCAAGAATCCCTTGTCGAGTGCTGTGACTGGGATGATTCTGATGTTGTCGTCAGGATCCGTGATGATGGCTACACCGGAGAGGTAGTTGATCCAATGCTGATCATTGGAGTACTTGTGGTAACGCAAGTCGCGTCCATTGTCGCCATGAATCTTGCGCTTGCTGATGGAGATGACGAACGGGGCGAGGAACTGGTCGTGCGAAATGGCCAGGGTAACGCCCGGTTTCATCTTGTCGTAGGTGAAGTGTCTTTGAACGACAACGTCAACAATGCTGTCAATGTTGTAGAAGGCGGCTTCGCAATTGTTTCTCTGGTTGTCGTTGTCATATTCTCTGTAGGCGGCTTTTGCGAATCCACCCCAACCAGATTTGCAGGAACTGCGCTTGCCTTCGTTCTTGACGTACACCTTTTCTAACAGATCGTTGTTTGTGGTCTGGAAGCTGTTGTCGGTTTCGCCAAACCAGGTGCTGCTATCGCCCATGTATTGACCCTTGTTGTTGCCGATAATCCATGCGGATTGCTTGGCACGGTAGTAATAGGTGTGCATGTAAGAGAAATCGTCGAGATTCATTTCTTTAAGTCTGTTGCCGACGGTGGCGCACTGTTGCATGCCCGTTTCGTTCAGCGGGTCGTTCGGTCCATACTTGTCGCTGGGGCGGGCGGCGTGGCGGAGAATGAAGGTCGCCTTTTCAGTGGGACGGAGGCAACCGAGCACGTCGTAGATCGAAGAGAATTGGTCGGTGGTAGAGCGGAGGGCCCTGCATTCGGCGCTAAGGGGCTGAATGCCGTCCTTACCGTCTTCGCCGTCTTTTCCGTCCTGACCATCCTTTCCATCTTTACCATTGTAAAGTTCGCCAATCTTTTCTGTGCCGCAATAGATGTCGTAACCGTTGATGGCTTCATTCTTTACGACAGAGCAAGAGGTTCCGTCCTTACCGTTGTTACCATCCTTGCCATCGGTACCATCTTTACCATCGGCGCCATCCTTGCCGTTTTCGCCGTTCTTGAGTTCGCCGACCTTGATGTTGCCGCAGAAGATGTCGTAGCCGTTGTTGGTCAGGTTCTCTTCGATGCGGCAGGAAGTTCCGTCCTTACCGTTGTTGCCATCCTTACCATCATTGCCGTCTTTACCATTGGCGCCGTCCTTGCCGTTTTCGCCGTTGCGGAGTTCGCCGACCTTGAATTCGCCACAGTAGACATCGAAACCATTGATGTCATCGTTAGCTTCGACGCGGCAAGAAGTTCCGTCCTTACCATCGTTACCATCCTTGCCGTCGGCGCCCTTTTCGCCATTGCGAATTTCGCCGACCTTTTCTTTACCGCAGTAGACATCGTAGCCATTGATGTCATCGTTGGCTTCGACGCGGCAAGATGTTCCATCCTTACCATCAATGCCGTTGTTGCCATCCTTGCCATCGGTGCCATCTTTACCGTCGGCACCATCCTTGCCGTCTTTACCGTTGTAAAGTTCGCCAATCTTTTCGTTGCCGCAGTAAACTTCGTATCCGTTGATCTTGTCGTTCTTTACGACAGAGCAAGAGGTTCCGTCTTTACCATCCTTGCCATCGACGCCATCCTTTCCGTCCTTACCGTCGATACCATCTTTACCATTGGAGCCGTCCTTACCATTGGCGCCATTCTTGAGTTCGCCAACCTTTACGTTGCCACAGTAAACGTCAAAGCCATTGATTTCAAGATTTTCGGCTACATAGCAAGAGACGCCATCCTTACCGTCCTTGCCGTCGTTACCATCTTTACCGTTGGTACCGTCTTTACCATTGGTGCCATCTTTTCCGTTAGCACCGTCCTTACCGCTTGCACCGTCCTTTCCGTTGCGGAGTTCGCCGGCCTTTTCACCACCGCAGTAAATGTCGTAACCGTTGTTTTCTGCGTTGACCTTGACCGTGCAGGAGGCTCCATCCTTACCATCCTTGCCATTGGTGCCATCCTTTCCGTTGGTACCGTCTTTGCCATTGGTTCCGTCCTTGCCGTTTACGCCATCTTTACCATTGGCGCCATCTTTGCCGTCTGCACCGTCTTTACCGTTGTGCAGTTCGCCAACTTTTTCGTCGCCGCAGTAAATGTCAAAACCGTCAATTTTTGCATTTTCGGCGATATAGCAGGAGGTTCCGTCCTTGCCATCTTTACCGTCTACGCCGTCCTTACCATTGACGCCGTCTTTACCGTCATTGCCTTTATCACCTTTTTCACCCTTTTCGCCATCTTTTCCGTCGATGCCGTCGAGACCGTCCTTGCCGTCTTTTCCGTTCTGGACAATGCCGACAGAGTCACCGCCGCAAATAACCTTAAGCCCGCTTAAGTCTTGCAAAGGTTCCGTTACACAGTAAAACGGTTCCTGTTCTTGTTCCGGTTCGGGTTCGGAAACCTGACTTGTTTCTTCAAGACAGCCGAAGAAAACCGGCATGCAAATGAGTGTAGATACGAGTAGAAATTTCTTCTTCATTTTTAGCTCCCTTTTAAATAAGCGCGTACAAATTAAAAATTGTAAGCAAAAAAAAAGTTTGATGTATTTTGATTTGTATGGATTTTTTGACAATAAATGCCTGTTTTTGGGCTAAAACGATGCCTTTGGGTGTCCGCTTGGCGCCATTGAATCCCCACTTTTTTATCTTTATGGCGAAAAAGGGCTCAGGGAAATTCCCTGGGTAGCTTATTTTCGTGTTTAACTAGAAATAAAAACGAAGGATATATGGCAAATCGTGTTGTAATCGGTTCCCAATGGGGTGACGAAGGCAAGGCCAAGGTTGTTGATTTTCTGACTCTGGACGCAGACTACATCGTGCGTTTCCAGGGCGGCGCCAATGCAGGCCATACCGTGGAAGTGGGCGACAAGAAGTTCGTGTTCCACCTGATTCCCTCGGGCATTATGCATGATGACAAGATTTGCGTAATCGGTAACGGCGTGGTGCTTGACCCGGTGCAGACTTTGGCAGAAATCGCCGACTTGCACACCAAGGGTATCAACCCGGAAGGTCGCCTGTTCATTGCCGACAACGCACACGTGGTGCTCCCGTACCATTCTACCCTCGATAAGGCCAAGGAAAAGAAGGCTGGCAAGGGCGCTATCGGTACGACTGGCCGCGGCATTGGCCCCTGCTATAGCGACAAGGTGAACCGTATCGGTGTCCGCGTGGGCGACTTGATGGACGAACGCGAACTGCGCCCCCGCGTCGAAGCGATGGCCAAGGTTCACAACGAAGAATTTAAGGTGATGTACGATGTTCCCGAAATTGATCCGGAACAGGTCATCAAGGACTACCTCGAACTCGGTCAGAAGATCAAGCCGTTCGTGCGCGACGTGAGCGCTATGCTCTATGCCGCTGTGAAGGCTGGCAAGCGCTTGGTGTTCGAAGGTGCCCAGGGTACTATTCTCGACGTGGACCAGGGTACTTACCCGTTCGTGACCTCCAGCAATACGGTCGCTGGCTATGCAAGCTGCGGCGCAGGCATTGGCCCGACGGCTATTGACCAGGTGGTGGGTGTCGTGAAGGCTTACACGACTCGCGTGGGTAACGGTCCGTTCCCGACTGAACTTTTGGACGAAACGGGCGAAACGCTTCGTAAGATTGGTAACGAATACGGTGCTACCACGGGCCGTAACCGCCGCTGCGGTTGGTTCGATGCTCCGGTGGTTCGCAAGGCTGCCGTGGTGAATGGTCTCACTCACCTCGCCATTACCAAGCTCGACGTGCTCGATACGTTCGATTCTATCAAGATTTGTACTCACTACGAATGCGATGGTGAAAAGATCGAAAACTTCCCGAACCAGCTTTCGAAGGTCGGCCGCTGCGTGCCGGTTTACGAAGAAATGCCGGGTTGGAAGTGCGATACCACCAAGTGCCGCAAACTCGAAGACCTGCCGGAAAATGCCCGCAAGTACCTGAACCGCATGGCGGAACTCGTGGGTGTGAAGATCGGTATGATTTCGATCGGTGCAAAGCGTGACCAGAGCATCATCGTAGATCTGGACTAAAATCTAAAAGAAGGAGAAGGTTATGGACAACAACGATGTATGCAGCCTTTTGAAAGGCGTAGATCTCTTTTCTGAATTGACAGAAGAACAACTTGGCTTGCTTGCCAACTTGGTTGTTGTCCAGGACTTCAACCGCGATGAAACGGTGGTACTCGAAGGCGACTGCTCGATGAAGGCCTTGTACCTGATTGCATCGGGAACGGTGCAGGTGTACATGACCGGCGTCGATGGTCGCGAAACCATCCTCAGTTTCTTGGAACGCGGTGACTTCTTTGGTGAAATGTCGCTCATCGACGGCGAACCGAGGTCTGCCTCGGTTCGTACCGTGACCGATGCTCAGTTGATGATTATTCATCGCGAGCCGTTCCTTTCCTTGATTCGAAAGACACCTGAAATTGCAATGTGTCTTTTGTCTGAAATGTGCAAGAGACTGCGCAAGGCCAACAAGCAGATTGGTTCCCTTTCTACCATGTCTGTGAGCGGTCGCGTTGCCGGTACTCTCCTGAACTTGATGGAAGAACGCGGTATGCGTATTCATACCGACAACGGTCAAATGGTCACGGTGATTCACAACCGCCCGACCCAGCAGCAGTTGGCCGATATGTCGGGCACCACTCGCGAAACGGTGAGCCGCATTTGTTCGATGCTGGTTAAGGCAAACGCAATTGCCATGACCGGCAAGGACATTGTGATTTTTGACGAGACTGCTTTGCAGGAAAAAGCTACTAAAGGGTAGCGACGACACTTGATTATGGATAAAGTAAAGAATTTCTTGAATAAATTGCTCGCGTGGGCCAAGAAAGCTCCGGTAGTGAAGGCAATCGGCATTTGGATTGTGCTTTTGATTGTGCTCGCCTTTGCGGTTGATAAGTTGATCATGCCGATTTTCTCGGGTCATTTTGCCTCGACGGGTGAAGTCCCGAATTTGGAAGGCATGAGCGAAGAAGCTGCCCAGAAAGCTTTGGAAGATGCCGGATTCAAGTACGAATGGCTTGAAGAAGGCCGCTACAGTGCGCAGATTCCTGCCGGCATGGTGCTTGTGCAGATGCCTGCCGCCGGACGTACCGCAAAGCTCGGGCGTACGGTCAAGCTCACGAGAAGCTTGGGCCTTCGCGAAGTGGAAATTCCCGATTTGCGCGGCAAAAGCCAGAAGCAAGCCTCTATTTCGCTTGCTCGCGCAGGCCTTGTCCAGGGTGCGATTGTGAAGGGCGCTCACCAAAGCATTCCGCGCGGCGTCGTGATTCGCACGATTCCGGTGGCTGGCGAAAAAGTTCGCATTGGCGACACGGTGAAGGTCGTGATTTCTGCTGGCGCTACCCAGGGTAAAACTGCTCTTCCGGATTTTAGCGGTGAACTTATTGACAACGTTTACATCAAGATGGAAACGCTTGGCTTTAAAGTTGGAAAGATCAAACGCAAAAAAGACGAAGAAGGCCGTCAGCCTGGAACGGTGATTGAAACTTCGCCGAAGCATGGCGATTACTTGCCGCCCGATTCCAAGGTTAACTTCGTGATTGCGGATTAAAAAGTTCATGAGGGCATTGCTACTTTCACTTTCTTTGATAGCGACTCTTTTTACGATGTCGCTTTCGCTCGGAGCGTGTGCTTCGTCGAAAAAGAGTAGTGCCCTGACTGCTGCTGATTCTGCTGCGATTGCCGCTGCAGTTAATGCAAAATTGGATTCTATCAAATTTGCCGAAGAACAAGCTTATGCGCCGAATTTAGATGCGGCGCACGAGTCGTTCATTCGCGCCCAAGAAATGGAACTTCGCGGCGAGAAGGCTTTGGCAAATGTGTTCTGGCAACATGCGGCTGAATCGGACCCCAAGAGCCGTTATCTCGCATTCAAGCTTGCTGAAATCATGATGTCGCAGGGCTCGGATTCGCTCGCCCTGTTGCAGGCTCAGCGAGCCCAAACGTTGAAAGGTCGCGCTACCGCTTCTCAACTTGGTATTCTTGCACACCTGTACGTGAAGGATGGCCGTGCCGATTCTGCCCGCAAGTACTTTAATGCGGCGCTGGATTCTTCGCGCTACCAGGACATGACGCTTTTGTACGATTATAGCTTGTTCCTAGAAGCCATTCAGGATGCTAAGGAGCTAGTTCGTGTGTATGATTTGTTGCTGCCGCAGGTGAATTTCATGCCGACACTTTTCCAGCGTCAGCTTAAATTGCTGCTGGATTTGGGCAGGGATTCTGCTGTCGTGGAACTTTTTGAAAAAGGTCACGAGGCTACGGGCGACAAGAAAATGCTTTTGCAAATGGTGCAAGGGCTTGTGTTCCAGAAGCGCTTGAAAGAAGTTCAGGCCGTTGTTGACACGCTTACGGAATCGACGCAAGAAGATGAATCCATGGTGGTGCTCTTGATGAGTGCCTTGGCCGAAAACAACAAGCGCGATTCAGCCTATGCAATGCTCAAGAAAAAGTATTTGGTTGACATGGTACGTACACCGTTGTTGGCTAGTTTCTTGGGGCAGTACGAAAATGTGTATGGCGATGTGGATAGTGCAAAAGTGCATTTAAAATATGCCGCAGAAAATATGGGTGACCAGCGGGTTTATGTAACGAGTGCATACCACACGCTTTCGGCGATTGCTTTTAAAGAAAAGAAGACTAAAGATGCGGTACGCTATGCCGAAAAGGCGGATTCTGCTGCGATGGGTGGCGATAAGGCGTCGCTTGCATTGACTTATGGCACAGCTGGAATGTTCAATAAAGCCTATAAGATGCTCGACTCGTTGATTGCCGTGTGGGACAAGTGGACTCCGATGGAAGGAATTGCGGATTCTGCTTCGATGGTCCGCATGAAGATGGATGTTGAGCGTAACAGGCGCCAGTTCCGTAATGTGTATGCCCGCCTTTTGAGTGCCGAAGCTCAGGACATTTTGCAGAAGGATATCGGGGATTCTGTAAGAATCAAGAATGCGATGGGTTTGCGTGAACGTGCCGATGGCTTGTACAAGGATCTTGCTTCGAAGGATTCTTCGGATTTGCAGGTCCGCGTGGTGCGTGCCATGAACTTGGAACGCATGGAACGTTATGATGAAGCGTTTGCCATTTTCGAATATGTGCTTCGCTTTGTGAATCCCTCCATTGACCGCGCCGAAGTGTTGAACTATTATGGCTACACGCTGATTGACTTGAATCGTAGCCCCGAAGAACTTGACAAGGGAATCGGTATGGTCGACCAAGCTTTGTTAATGGAAGAAAAGAAGGGCGAGCCGTCTGAAGCGTACTTGGATTCAAGAGCCTGGGGATTTTACCGCAAGGGAAAGTTTGAAGATGCCCTGACGGTGATGAAGCTTATCAAGAGCCCGCATTTTGACGATGACTATGTCTACTGGGAACATATGGCTGCCATTTATGAAGCGCTTGGCATGAAGAATGAAACCAAGGCCGCTTACAAGAAATTGAAAAAATTGCAGCCGCATCACCCTGCCGTAAAGAAATACTTTAATAAAAAGTAGGAAGTAAACTGTGGCTAATGTGAGATGTGGAATGAAAAATGTGAGATGATGAATCACGCATTACACATTTCACATTGCATGTCACAAGAGCCAAATTGATTGAATCGAAGGACCTTTTGTTGAAGTTTATCTATTCCATATTGGTGCTACTTTCTCTGTGCGTTCTTGCCGGATGCGCGGGTAAAAAGCCTGTGGTGGAGCCTGCCGCTGCGGTCGATAGCGCTCAAGAGGCTCCGCGTGATAGCCTGCGCGCCAAGTTTTTGCTGACGATTTATGAAGAAGGAAAAACGCAGGAACTGGACGCCGTCATTTTCTCGGTGCCGGGCAAGCGTTACCGTATGGAACTCACGGGCCCGCTGGGAATTGGGGTCGCTTCGCTCTTGTGGAAAGAAGAAGGCTGGCAGATGACTTTCCCGACCGAAAAGCTTTACATGAAGGGTGTGGGCTACATGGTCGGACTCTTGAACAGTGATGCTATCCCGATGGTGCATATTCACCAGGTAGCAGACATTTTTGACGGGCGCTTGTTGCCCGAAGGCTACAAAGAAGTCGAACCGCCCGAAGATTCGACACGCATGGAAGGCGTGACTTATGCCCGCGAAAAGATAGGGCGCCTTTTCCGATTTGCCAAAGAGGGTGGCCACGTCGCTTGGCTTTCTCGCATGGGCCGCGGCGGCAAGACCGAAACCATTCATTTTAATGATTTCAAGCAATTCGAGGGAGTGGATACTCCGTCGAGAATTGAGTTTGATTTGGATGGCGAAAAATTCCTGGAAATCAAGATCAAGAAGATTGCCCGAAACAAATCGTTCAGTTCAGGAACCTGGCGATTGAACATTCCCAAGAGCTTCAAGCGCGTTGGGGAATAATTTTTTGTAAATTATGGTTATGAAGTTGAATGCTAAGATTTTTGCATTGGTTTTTGGGCTATTCTCTTTAGCGACGACGTTTGCGGCAGATACGCTGCAGGTGTTTGCCATTCGTGTGGAATTTGCCGAAGAAAAAACAGATAACAGCCTGACGACAGGAACGGGGCTTTTTGATTCTGACAAGACGAAAAAAGATGCTTATAGTTTAGACCCTGTGGGTGTGCGTAACAGTGTGCCTTACTGGAGAAAGCATTTTGAATTTGCCAATGCCTACTTTAACAAGGCGAGTAACGGTAATGTGGTCATCGATGCGCACTTTTATCCGAAGGAATCGAGTGCCTACAAGCTGAAAAAGCAGATTATCGATTATAACCGCACAAGCAAGATGAAGGGCGAAAAGACGGCGGAATTCGACGATGCCCGCAGCCGTGACTACTTGCAGTTTATTTATGACGCCGTGATGGCGGCACATGAATCGGGCGATTCTCCGTTCAAGGAACCGCTTTCGAAGAACCCGAATACAAAACGTGCCTACATGATTATTCATGCGGGCGCAAGCCGCTTGGTTGATGGCGGTAGCATGGGGACGCGCGGCGCCGATACGCCGGGCGACTTTATGGATGTGTACATCGATAAGTCTGCCTGGCAGTACTTGCCGGATTCGATTAAGAATGTGGCGCTCCGTAAGGAGGGCAAGAAGGCGAATGGCAAAGAGGATTCGCTGGTGGCCGAAGCCCTGCTGTTGAAGGATGCTGCCATCGATACGCTGAAATCGATTATGGTCACGAGCGAAACCGCGTCGCAAGACGGCCTGAATTGGGGCGTGAATGGAATTATTGTGAACCAGATCGCGCGTGAACTGGGGCTCCCGAATACATACGATGTGGTGAAGGGCATTAGCCGCTTGGGTTATTACGATGTGATGGACTTTGCGGGCTATAATGCGGGCAATGGATTCTTGCCTTCGCTGCCGGCGGCGTGGGAACGTGCCTACATGGGCTGGACTCCGGTAAAAGAAGTGCGTCCGGTGGCAGGCAAGCCCGTGACGGTCGAAATTTCGGCTGCGGGCACCGGCAAGGGAACCGAGATTGTGAAGGTTCCGCTTTCTGCAAGCGAATACCTGCTGATTGAAAACCGTCAACGCAGTTGGAATAAAGAGGGTGAAGTCAGCGTGTCGCTGAGCGCTGCAGGCGAAAGTACCGATACGACAATCAAGACCGTGCCTGTAGATAGCTTGCATTTGGTTTTTGAAGATAGCGTGGATTGTGCGAAAAAGTGCAAGGCCAATAATAAAAAGGCGAAGGGTGTTATCGTTGATATTGACAGCTACGATGCGGGCCTCCCGGCAAGCGGTATTGTGGTGTGGCGCGTAAATGATTGGTACTTGCGTGAAACCTTGGAATACGGCATTGCAAACTTCTGGGGTGGCGACACTTTGCGCGACCACCAGTTCGGTATTGCGATGGTCGAAGCCGATGGCATTTTGAGCATTGGCAAGACGTTCAAGAATGCCCTTGGCGAAGATACTTATGACTACGGATCGGGTACGGACTT
The genomic region above belongs to Fibrobacter sp. UWB10 and contains:
- a CDS encoding TIGR02171 family protein, which encodes MKNWLTLLFLNCAVLAMVLFGACSNSHYEEQEGSVADAGVPAVDSVKVPVITVDSLRPGMMRIVPNGASVLLGDGKMRVNLNYEYSLGIHEVTCDEYKEISRNEDWYFGLNCGRGLPVSDVSYFEAVLFANAYSKANGYDTVYAYHKPMFTSDGRCVNLEGLETRTDVDGFRLPTEAEWVMAASQTWNPGVNSWNSANSNFTLQAVCALPDSIGFCDFAGNALEMTNDWLGDFRDTVVENYVGTPTGNSLREKVVKGGSIANSIAEMNLDNRGDVYPVTASTLLSYMGFRLAFGRIPNAVWMNGRGKSETSFVKMKAYSSDIQEKIGTRHAKLVFRNGETDNLMYVDFSGGTANVVEIYDSIPVFHPEISPDGMKVAFCTGIEGVNGESSVYVRNLDVNGSELVKLDVKNAAIPRWHVDSNGDTSIVYVDGAGDNSDDAEFFAHATWMVPFSNGKFGKPKKVLNGAYHSGFEKGGNLAVSGARKLRVHANGKDEIWYNGEQACNASLSKDGLKQVLFLDFGGSTGRKFASEKYGVHERLLVADSSGKLIRAIPAPKGYSFDHSEWAGRENWSVATLVNARGEHAKLVLVNVLDSSMIELAEGNELWHPSLWVMPKVFFENEYLDLDSAGMYWDPILQAGEKSVALKMRMFWDMRDTLKMIAVGTSRAERGFDPALIPMPSLNLGYVGGDVWTELYLLDNYVVPHAHGLKYLIVEISPDLMKNDIAVRERKFFKQAPGYIYDKNHGFWKAGVPENFEVVVDANVCYSSEDSLNFVNTRGFLKMLSNGWGPEIRASGDSILSGNEEKNLAESIDSLTAFIDSTQNKGFKIIGLVYPQSPKYAKTGSFGRYGVRRSVAKEIIAFFDSLASVYPHFILMDENKFGAHDYTNAMANDYDHLCAAGAEHLSARLDSLIKSLEK
- a CDS encoding Crp/Fnr family transcriptional regulator, which produces MDNNDVCSLLKGVDLFSELTEEQLGLLANLVVVQDFNRDETVVLEGDCSMKALYLIASGTVQVYMTGVDGRETILSFLERGDFFGEMSLIDGEPRSASVRTVTDAQLMIIHREPFLSLIRKTPEIAMCLLSEMCKRLRKANKQIGSLSTMSVSGRVAGTLLNLMEERGMRIHTDNGQMVTVIHNRPTQQQLADMSGTTRETVSRICSMLVKANAIAMTGKDIVIFDETALQEKATKG
- a CDS encoding PASTA domain-containing protein, encoding MDKVKNFLNKLLAWAKKAPVVKAIGIWIVLLIVLAFAVDKLIMPIFSGHFASTGEVPNLEGMSEEAAQKALEDAGFKYEWLEEGRYSAQIPAGMVLVQMPAAGRTAKLGRTVKLTRSLGLREVEIPDLRGKSQKQASISLARAGLVQGAIVKGAHQSIPRGVVIRTIPVAGEKVRIGDTVKVVISAGATQGKTALPDFSGELIDNVYIKMETLGFKVGKIKRKKDEEGRQPGTVIETSPKHGDYLPPDSKVNFVIAD
- a CDS encoding adenylosuccinate synthase, giving the protein MANRVVIGSQWGDEGKAKVVDFLTLDADYIVRFQGGANAGHTVEVGDKKFVFHLIPSGIMHDDKICVIGNGVVLDPVQTLAEIADLHTKGINPEGRLFIADNAHVVLPYHSTLDKAKEKKAGKGAIGTTGRGIGPCYSDKVNRIGVRVGDLMDERELRPRVEAMAKVHNEEFKVMYDVPEIDPEQVIKDYLELGQKIKPFVRDVSAMLYAAVKAGKRLVFEGAQGTILDVDQGTYPFVTSSNTVAGYASCGAGIGPTAIDQVVGVVKAYTTRVGNGPFPTELLDETGETLRKIGNEYGATTGRNRRCGWFDAPVVRKAAVVNGLTHLAITKLDVLDTFDSIKICTHYECDGEKIENFPNQLSKVGRCVPVYEEMPGWKCDTTKCRKLEDLPENARKYLNRMAELVGVKIGMISIGAKRDQSIIVDLD